In a genomic window of Arachnia rubra:
- a CDS encoding ankyrin repeat domain-containing protein: MPQLSNILPAGIADLLASGDLEKISADLSHCQVGAREDDYYQKSLLHFTPCPDEVVKWLVERGEDINAEDRYGDRPLHTRAARQTEQIPLLLSLGADVDASDHHGRTALHTAAELHSLEAIEFLLAAGADATRRASGWPVEGYSAITFVLRSGETYLARWMLPVVERLMAAGAQLTGEEASLLRPIGKDFQRALACGHRGEALDATSEALDRLFEICEVPPVAPIHIHDGVSRIDVPQGTWRQAYSALWDSLVPGSGRAATAQGEVIRISGKIGNEILGNGGGNWDDAYDALAEGMCDILASGTPLPREQLTEANDLTDVLMQGIIDEHAVNRVSELAVAWVALNPDPIPNPLPDVGR; this comes from the coding sequence ATGCCTCAATTAAGCAATATCCTTCCCGCTGGAATCGCGGATCTTCTAGCCAGCGGCGACCTCGAAAAGATATCCGCAGACCTCTCACACTGCCAGGTCGGAGCCCGGGAAGATGATTACTATCAGAAGTCTCTACTACATTTCACTCCGTGTCCCGACGAGGTGGTGAAATGGCTCGTCGAGCGTGGCGAGGACATCAACGCAGAGGACAGGTACGGCGATCGCCCTCTACACACCCGTGCCGCCCGGCAGACGGAACAGATCCCACTGCTGCTGAGCCTGGGAGCCGACGTCGATGCCTCCGATCACCATGGCAGAACCGCTCTGCACACAGCCGCTGAGCTACATTCCCTGGAGGCCATAGAATTTCTCCTTGCCGCTGGCGCGGATGCCACTCGGCGTGCGAGCGGATGGCCCGTGGAGGGCTACAGCGCCATTACCTTTGTGCTGCGTAGCGGGGAAACCTATCTGGCCAGGTGGATGCTCCCCGTCGTCGAGCGGCTCATGGCTGCTGGGGCTCAGCTCACCGGCGAAGAGGCCTCCCTGCTCAGACCCATCGGCAAGGATTTCCAGCGCGCCCTCGCCTGCGGTCATCGCGGCGAGGCGCTCGACGCAACCAGCGAGGCTCTGGATCGCCTATTCGAGATCTGCGAGGTTCCGCCCGTCGCTCCGATCCATATCCACGACGGGGTAAGTCGCATTGATGTGCCGCAGGGGACGTGGAGGCAGGCGTACAGCGCCTTGTGGGATTCGCTTGTGCCTGGGTCGGGACGCGCAGCTACCGCTCAAGGAGAGGTGATCCGCATCAGCGGAAAGATCGGGAACGAGATTCTCGGCAACGGTGGGGGCAACTGGGATGATGCCTACGATGCCCTGGCTGAGGGAATGTGCGACATCCTCGCCTCAGGAACGCCGCTGCCCCGAGAACAGCTCACAGAGGCAAACGACCTAACAGATGTCCTGATGCAGGGGATCATAGATGAGCATGCCGTCAACCGCGTCAGTGAACTCGCCGTCGCCTGGGTCGCGCTGAACCCGGATCCGATTCCGAATCCCCTGCCTGATGTCGGGCGGTAA